The following are encoded in a window of Castanea sativa cultivar Marrone di Chiusa Pesio chromosome 5, ASM4071231v1 genomic DNA:
- the LOC142634834 gene encoding uncharacterized protein LOC142634834: MANHKVMKYQDKDNEEQLHLYLDLIDEVRMNAKQRIARYKNLIARQYDAMVKLRHFKIGDLFLKKVSLATRNSAHGKLGPNWKGPYRVINCKRQGSYYLKALDKRKLKHPWNVEHLRRYYQ, from the coding sequence ATGGCGAACCACAaggtgatgaagtatcaggacAAGGATAATGAAGAGCAACTCCATCTCTACCTTGATTTGATAGATGAGGTAAGAATGAACGCAAAGCAAAGGATAGCAAGGTATAAAAACCTCATAGCTAGACAATATGATGCAATGGTGAAACTTAGGCATTTCAAAATTGGGGACCTCTTCCTAAAAAAGGTCTCTTTGGCAACTAGAAACTCAGCGCATGGGAAACTGGGACCTAATTGGAAAGGACCTTACAGGGTTATTAATTGCAAGAGACAAGGATCTTATTACTTAAAAGCCTTGGACAAGAGAAAGCTAAAGCACCCTTGGAATGTTGAGCATTTAAGAAGATATTACCAGTAG